Below is a window of Haloterrigena alkaliphila DNA.
GGTACAATAAACAGTATATGGCTCGACTCCCTAGGGGTTGCCAATGAAGGGCAGCATCCTGGACACTATCGGCTCGCCGCTCGTCCAGGTCGACTCGCCGGAGGGCGTGACGGTCGCCGCCAAGATCGAATCGTTCAACCCCGGTGGCTCGGCCAAGGACCGGCCGGCCCGCGAGATGATCCGGGCCGCCGAGCGCGACGGCCTGATCGAACCCGGTGACCGGCTCGTGGAACCGACCAGCGGCAACACCGGCATCGGCCTCGCGCTGGTCGCGGCCGCCCGCGACTACGACCTGACGATCGTGATGCCGGCGGACAAGTCCGAAGAGCGCCGGCGAATCATGGCCGCCTACGGCGCCGAACTCGAGCTCGTCGAGGGCGACATGGAGGACGCCCGCGCTCGAGCGGACGAACTCGAGGCCGAGGGCGCGATCCTACTGGGCCAGTTCGAGAACCCCGCCAACCCCGAGGCCCACTACGAGACGACCGGCGAGGAGATCGTCGAACAGGTTGGCGACCGGGAGATCGACGCCTTCGTCGCGGGCGTCGGCACCGGCGGCACCATCTCGGGCACTGGTAGACGGCTCCGCGAGGAGTTCCCCGAGATGGACGTCGTCGCCGTCGAACCGGCGCGCAACGCCGTCCTCTCGACGGGCGAGTCCGGCAGCGACGACTTCCAGGGGATGGGGCCGGGCTTCGTCAGCGACAACCTCGACCTCGACCTGCTCGACCGCGTCGAGACGGTGAAACTCGAGGACGCCGAGGACGAGTGTCGGCGCCTCGCTCGCGAGGAAGGGATCCTCGTGGGCCAGTCCAGCGGTGCGACGAGTCTGGTCTCTCAGCGGATCGCCCGCGAGATCGCCGAGCCGGACCTCGACTGCCCGACCGTCTCCGGCGCGTTCGACGACTCCGCTGCGACGCCCGAACCCGACGGCGGCCGGCAGGCCGACGACTGTCCGCTCGTGGTCACCGTCTTCTGGGACAGCGGCGAGCGGTACCTCTCGACCGGGCTGTTCGACTGACGGCCGGCTCGCCTGGTCCGACGCTTCGAGCGGCCACCGATCGGGTCTCGAGCCGCGTAGCGAAAATCGTTCTTTTACCTTGGCCAACCCCTTTGCGGTGTGCGCGTCTCACTGCGAGTAATGACGGATCGATCGCGACGAACGGTCCTGTGTGGAACCGCCGGCCTGGTCGCCCTCACCGCCGGCTGCCTCGACCAGATGGGCACGTCGGGGAACGGCGAGAACGACGACGGCAACGGTGACAGCCCCAGCGACGACGGGCCGGGATCCGCCGGGTCCGACGGTGAATCCGACGACGGAACCGGATCGAGCAGCCTCGAGACGTACGACGCCACCGCCTTCACCCGAAACAAGCCCGTCGATCCCGCCGGGACGCTCTTCGTCGACGCCGACCGCGCCGATAGCTGGCTCGCGGAACGCGGTCTCGACGAGGAGGAGTACCTCGAGTTCGTCGCCGACACCGTGTTCGACGACTCGGTCCTGCTGGCCCTCGAGGCCGAAGCGCCGCAACTGAACTACGAACTCGCGCTCGAGACGGTGGCGGTTGACGCGCCAACTGAAGAGGGTAGAGACGGCGACGGAGACCACGAGGGGACCCTCACCATCGAAGCGGCCGTCACCGAGACGTCGGACGACGAGGGATCGAGCGACGTCGGCGGGACGCAGATGATCTCCGTCGGTCAACTCGTCCGGGCGACGTTCGACGGCGAACCGCTAACCGAGGCGTCCGTAACGATCGTCGGCCACGACGGCACCTCGCACGAGTTCGGTATGGCCGTCGATAGTTCGAGCGAATCGGCGCCCGAGCCGGACGAAGACGCGTGATCTCGGCAGAACGAGACGACTGAGGAAGCGAGCATTTTGCCGACGACCTCGAGACGCCCGCACGTCTCGAGCGCGAGACGAACGGTGCCCTCGTGTCGGCTATCGGTTTGGGAGACGGAGCCTCACGGCGAGTGTTCGGCCTCGGTTACGCGAACGACGAGCGTGTCCTCGACGTCCCGGAGGTCGTACTCGGGAAGCTCGCCGCCGGTCCGGCGCACGTACAGCGGTTCGACCAGCCGCCAGGTCGTGTCGTGGGTTGGCGTCGCGTCGTCTGCGGTCGCGTCGTCGTCTGCTGTCGTGTCGTCGTCTGCTGTCGTGTCGTCGTCTGCGGTCGCGTCGTCGTCTGCTGTCGTGTCGACGCTCGAGTCGGCCGAATCGTTCGAGTCGGTCCCGCCGCTTCCGTTCCTCGAATCGCTCGAATCCGCAGTGGCGGCGCCGTCCGCGTCGGTGTCGGCTACCGGCTCCGGGCCGACCCGCTCGAGGCCGTAGATCTTGCAGAACTCGGCGGTCCCGGCGGGTTCGATCTCGCCGTTGCGCAACGCCTTCGCCAGCGGCCGCGAGAGCCACTCCTCCTCGCTGACGCTGGGCTCTAAGACGAGCGCCTCGTCGACGAAGCGGATGAGGTACCAGTTCAGGTCGTTCAGCAAGGAGACGGCAGCGCCGACGCTGACCGTCCGCAGCGCGAGCGAGTTTTCGAAGGGGCGCGTCAGGTCGTAGGTCGCGAGCGCCTCGCGGGACGTCTCTCGGGAGAGGAGTTCGTACTGAAGGTTGCAGTCGTCCTTCCCGATGAGACAGACGCGGGTCACTAGCTTGCAGTGCGTGCGTCGGCGTAATGGGGATTACGGAACGTCGCCAAACCTGAGATGTCGACGTCGGATCGGGACCCTCCCGATCGAAACGCGGTTTCTCGCGATCGACTCACGGCTCGACCAGTTCCGCGTTCCGCGCCGCTTCCTCGGCGCGCTCGAGCAGGTCGTCGGGTTCGTGCTCGAGCAGCGGCTCGAGGCGGGCGTTGGTCTCGACGCGGTCGGGGGTGACGCGGTTGCAGCCGGCGTTGATCGTCGACTGGGTGTACGTGCCGATCTCGCGGGCCTGAGCCACGATGTCCTGTTTGTCGCTGGTGAGCAGCGGGCGGTGGATCGGGAGGTCGGTGACGCGGCTGGTCACCCCGAGGTTCTGGACGGTCTGACTGGACTTCTGGCCGACCGACTCGCCGGTGACGATGCCGTGGGCGTCGACGCGCTCGGCGAGCGTCTCGGCGGCCCGGTAGAAGAAGCGCCGGAGCGAGAGCATCCGTCCCTGTTCCATCTCCGCGACCAGCAGGTCGACGGCCTCGCCGCCCGGAATCTCGTAGACCTGCATGTCGAAGTTGGGCGCGTATTCCGAAAGCGTCCGGACGGTGTCCATCGCGCGGGCCACGTGGTCGACTCCGCCGTAGTCGCCGAGATCCACGTACGCCGGGACGATCGGACTCCCGCGCTTCATCATCTCGTAGGCTGCGACGGGCGAGTCGATCCCGCCGCTGACCAGCGCGACGACCGGTTCCTGGGCGCCGAGGGGGAGTCCGCCCGGCCCCGGGGCCTTTTCGAGGTAGACGAAGGCGCTCTCGTCGCGAACTTCGACGCCGAAGGTGACGTCGGGGTCGTCGAGGTCGACTTCGGGCTCGAACTCGTCCTCGACGGCCTCCCAGATAGCGGTACCGCCCTCGCGGGCCAGCTCCTCGCTGTCGTAGGGTACCTGCTTGTTCGCCCGACGCGCGTCGACCGCGAACGTCCCGCCGTCGTACCGCTCGCGGGCGATTTCGGCCAGCGCGTCGACGATGGTCGCCTTCTCGGTGCCGACGGTCAGGGCTGGACTCGCGGAGACCACGCCGAAGGCGTCGGTCACGGCGTCGGTCGCGTCCGCGACGGCGTCCTCGGTCGTGTGGACCAGCGGTCGATTCCACCGGCGTTCGACCTCGCCGGGGATCGACCGGTCGGCCAGCAGGGCCTCGACGTTCTCGGCGAGAATCCCCACCATGTACCGCTTGACGGTGTCGCTCTTGGTGTTGAGGTCCCCGTGGCGGACGAGGACGGTATCGGCTCCCGGAGGGTGCATGGACTGTGATAGTCGGCCCCGGCTATAAGGGGATTACGAGGGTGGCGCGGATTGCGGGCGCGCTCGAGTCGAAGACGGGCGGGCGCCTACCGCGGACCGGTCAGTTTCCGCCACGCCAGTTTCGGCAGCTGTCCCAGGATTGCCGGGACGTCGAGGCCGAGTTGCGTCCGGACCTCGGCCACGTCCCAGTACGCGCGATCCGCCACGAGTTTGTCGTCCTCGAGGCGGTGGATCGACATCCCCCGAACCTGTAGCCGACGGCCGGTCGGCGGAATCACACCCATCGGCCCGTCGTGGATCGCCGTGAGCGTCCACTCGGACGCGACGACGTCGCCCTCGGCGACGAGCGCGTCGATCGCGACGTGAAAGTCCGAGAACGACGATTTCGTTCGGCGGAGGTGCGCGTACAACTCGCGGGGTCCCCGGACCGGCGTCGATAGCGTGGGGTCGTCGTAGATGACCGAGTCGGCGACGAACTCCGGCACCCGGTCGAACCGGTGGTCCTGCCAGATCTCGGTCACGTAGTCGCGGACGATCCGTACGTTCTCCCGTTCGATCGCTGTTGCTGCCATGGTATTCCTCCTGAATACGCCCTCGCGTCGCTCGCGGGCTCTCGAGGAGACGGGGCGGCGAGAACGTGTCCCACTAGAGGCGGCCAGAATAGATAGCTGTTACCACACGCCAGTAGATGGGTCGCGAGGGAGCGGCCGTCCGACGGTGAACCTCGAGCCGTCAGCCGACGGACTCGCCGACGGTCGGACTTACGCTGCCGGTGTGGACGTAGATACCGATGACCAGTACCACGCCGGCGAGCATCGGCACGACGGCGCTGGCCGCGTAGATGAACTCGAAGCCGAGCGTATCGACCAGCGGGAGGGAGACCATCGGTCCGAGGCCGCCGCCGACGTCGCCGAAGACGTTGTTCGTTCCCATGGCGCGGCCGACGCGCTCCTCGGGCGTGAGATCGGCCAGCAGCGCCGTCAGCGGGCCGCCGACCCCGCCCTGTCCGGCGCCGATCAGGAGGCACGCGAGGACCAGCACCTCGAACCGCGAGCCGAAGGCGAGGACGGCGAAGCCGACGCAGGAGGTGACCAGAAAGGCGAGCATGACGGGGACGCGCGCGCCGACGGCGTCCGAGAGCGCGCCGCCGCCGAGCGTGAACACCGATCCCGCCAGCACCGTGACGGCCATCAGCATCCCCGACGAGCCCTGCGCGTCGAGCCCGAAGATGGAGACGGCCCGCGCGTCGAGCAGCAGGACCAGCGTCGAGAAGAGGACGCCGATGTACGCGAAGTAGAGCCCGAAGTTGACGAGTCCGATCGTCAGCGCCGGGACGCTCCGTTCGACGTCCCAGGGTTTGATCGCCCGCTGCTCGCCCTCGACGTGCGTCTCGGGAACGATGACGTACGCGATCACGCTCGCGAGTCCGGCGAAGGAGGCCGCGAGGACGAACGCCTCGACGTTGCCCCAGAGGTCGCTGACGACGCCGCCCAGCACCAGCCCCGCGGGGAAGCCGAAGGTGATCCCCGCGCGAACGATCCCCATGCTCGTCCCCCGCGACTCGGCCTCGCTGACGTCGGCGGTGATCGTGTAGGCGGTCGCGAAGACGAGCGCGCTGCCGATCCCCCAGAGGATCCGGGCGACCATGAACCAGAACTCGGGGAACGACGAGAGGATCGCCACGACGTACATGAACGTCGCGACGCCCTCGATCGCCAGTCCCGCGATGAACGGCGTCCGGGTGCCGATCCGGTCGACGAGGACGCCGGCCGGCGCGTTGGCCACGAGTCGCGTGAACCGGTTGGCGCTCAGGATGAGGCCGACCATGAACGCCGAGATTCCGAGCACCTCGCCCAGATTCGGCAGGATCGGAAAGATCACGCCGCCGCCGAAGCCGACGAAGAAGGTACTGGCGACGACGGCGAGGACGACGCGGTTCGAACCTGACGCGGGGCGTTTCACTGGCGATCGCTCTCGAGACGTTTCGATTCGTAACTCGCTATGCGAAGGCCACTCCGCCGCGGCCAAAGGGTCTGTCGGAACCGGTCACCGTGACCGACTCGAGACGACCGTCTCGGCCGGGCAAGCGCCGTTACGGCGGGGCCCTGTAGTCGACCAAGATCGAACGCCCGGCCTCGTCAGAACGTCGAGAGTTCGCCCTCGATCACGCGACGGGTGACCCCCGTGACGTCGGCGAGTTCCCGATCGACGATGGTCTCGACCTCGCCCTCGACGTCGCCCAGCGCGACGCCCTCGTCCGTGACGACCTCGACGTCGGCGACGTGGGGCTGATCGATCGGGCGCCCGATCTGGGAGAGCAGTCGCACGCGCAGGTCGCGGATGCCGTCGACGTCGTCGACGACCGACTCCGCGATCTCCGTCGAGAGCAGGTTGTAGATCTTCCCGATGTGATTCACGGGGTTCTTGCCGCTGGTGGCCTCCATCGACATCGAGCGATTGGGGGTGATGAGGCCGTTCGCGCGGTTACCCCGACCGACGGAACCGTCGTCGCCCTGTTCGGCGGAGGTCCCGGTGACGGTGAGGTAGATCGAGCCCTCGTCGTAGTCGTCGGCCGTGTTGACGTGGATGTCGACCGCGCGGTCGGTGTGCTCGTTCGCGACGCTCGAGACGAACTCGCGGACGGATTCGACGGCGTCGACGTAGGCGTCCATGTCCGCGATGTGCTCGTCGACCATCGCCGCGGCGACGGTGACGTCGATCTTGTCGCCCTCGCGCTTGCCCATGAGCTTCACGTCGGGACCCAGATACGGGTTCTCCTCGGCGAACTCGCCGTTGAGCCGCCGCTCGGCCTCGAGGACGATCTGCTCGGTCTCGGTCAGGGGCGCGTGGCCGACGCCGAAACTGGTGTCGTTGGCCATCGGGACGCTCACTTCGTCCTCGCCGAAGACCTCCTGCAGGTCGCCGCTGCCCTCGCCGAGTTTCACGTCGACGACGATCTCCTCGCCGACGGTGAGTTGGGGGATCTCGGACTCGAGGTACTCGCGGGCGGCCCGCAGCGCGATGGTCTCGGCGGGGATCATCTGGCCCTCGTAGCGTTTCGTCGCGCGGCCGACGATCAGCAGATAGATGGGGTCGACGACCTCGCCGCCGCCGAACGCGGGGGCCGCTTCGCCGGCGACCAGTTGCGTCTCGTCGGTGTTGAAGTGCAGGACCTCGCCGACCCGATCGAGGTACTCGCGGGCCAGCGCGCCGGCGACGGCCTCGGCGATGCCGTCACAGATCGAGTCGGGATGACCGATCCCTTTTCGCTCGACGATTTCGACTTGCTGATCCTCCACTGCCTGTCGGTCGATCGATTCGACCCGAATGTTCCGCTCGCTCATTACAGGCCGTTGGCGAGGCGTCGTTCTATAACTTGCGGATATGATTTCGGAGTCGTCTCATAACTGCGGGGAGTTATCGACCAATTTACTGTCACTAATACCTGCGCGTCACGTCGCCCGGTGATGAGGTCAGGAGTCCAGCAGCAATCCGAGGTACGACGTTCGGATCTGGTCGTCGGAATCCAGCCCCAGTCGCTCGAGCACCTCGTAGGCGCCCTCGCGGGCCGACTCGAGGTCGGCTTCGTCCTCGACCTCCCGCTCGACCTCGACGTATTCGCCGACGTCGTCGACCGCGTCGAGCGTGACCGTGTACCCCTCGAGGCTGAAGCGCTCGCGCTCCTTGCGGACCGTCGCGGCGGCCTCGAAGCCGAGGTTCGTCAGGACCGCGTCCATCGTCTCGCCGTTCTCGACGCCGGTCTCGTGTTCCTCGCGGCTCTTGGACTCGTCGTCCAGCAGCGGCCCCTTGTAGGTGATCCGGGTCTCCTCGACCGCCTCGCTGCCGCCGGCGGTCCACGTCTCCGCGCGCAGGCGCAGCGCCTCGTCGGTCTCGGGGAACGACCGGTGGGGCGCGTCGTAGTAGGTGTCCGCCTGCACGACGGTCCCCAGCGACGTCGGTTCGGCGTCGTCGGACTCGAGCGCCTCGAGTCGATCCCGGACGGCCGTCAGGTCCGCTGGAACCTTCACTTCGACCTCGTACATGGGCGGAGAGACGGTCAGCGCTCGTAAGTATCGGTCGCTCTCGATCTCGCGTGAAAACGTGTACCTTAAATGTTGACGGCGGGACGTACAACGTATGACCGAGGAACAGGAGGCCGAGCTCGAGGAGCAGGCCGATGACGTCGAAGATGAGGTAGCCGAAGACGAGGACGAGTCCGAGACCGAAGCCGAGGGGCTTCAGGAGGGCGACTTCGTCGAACTCGACTACACGGCGTACACCGCCGACGACGACCAGCTGGTCGACACGACCGACCCCGAGGTCGCCGAGGAGGAGGGCGTCGACGACCAGGGTCAGGAGTTCAAACCGCGGACGATCGTCCTCGGCGAGGGCCACATCTTCGAGGGCGTCGAGGATGCGGTCGTCGGCTCCGAACCCGGCGACACCGGGACCGTGACCGTCCCCGCCGAGGAGGCCTTCGGCGAGTACGACCCCGACGACGTCCAGACCGTCAGCGCCGAGAAGATCGACGAGGACGACCGCTACCCCGGCGCGAACGTGCAGATCGACGGCCAGCAGGGCTACATCAGCACGATCATCGGCGGCCGCGCACGCGTCGACTTCAACCACCCGCTGGCCGGCGAGGACGTCGAGTACGAGTACGAGGTCCTCGAGGAGGTCGACGACCGCGAACAGCAGGCCGCCGGCCTGTTCGAGATGTACCTCGGGATGGAGCCCGAGCTCTGGATCGAGACGGACGAGGTCGAGGAGGAGGTCCCCGTCGAACCCGACGAAGATGACGACGAGGACGCCGAGCCCGAGTTCGAGACCGAAACCGTCGAGAAGGAGACGCTCTACCTCGAGGCCACGCCCCAGATGACGATGAACCAGCAGTGGATGATGGGCAAACAGCAGATCGGCCAGGACGTCATCGAGAAGGTCGGCGTCGACCGCGTCATCGTCCAGGAGGTCATCGACGGCATGGGCGGCATGGGCATGGGCGGTATGATGGGCGGCATGGGCGGTATGGGCGGCGGCGACATCGAGGAGGCCCTCGAGGACGCCGACGTCGACGCCGACGAGATCGTCGAAGAACTCGAAGGCGCCGAGGAGTAAGCAGATCCGGTTCGTTTTTCGCGGTTTTTGGTCGTCACCGAGAGCCGTTGCTGTCGAAACGCTCGAGCAGACCCACGAGGGCAAGTATCCGTTCCAGCGACCTCATCGACCGATCAGTACAGGCGGAGAAGTGTGCACTCACCGCGAGCGACCGAAGGGAGCGAGCGGGCCGACGACCGACCCGTAGGGGAGGGAGGAGTGCTTTTAATCAACATTTTGCCGAGCGACCGAGCGAAACGAGGGAGCGCAGAGCAAAATGTTGGCAGGAGAAGTTGCCGATCAGGCGATGTCCCGGCTCGTGTCGATCGCGACTTCCTCCGTCAACTCGAGTTTGATCGCGTCGGTCGGCTGGGCGCCGCCGCGGAACTTGGGGATCGTCAGGTGGTTCTCGAGTTCGGTGCCGGCGATCTCGGTCCGGAGATCGAAGACGGCGTCGGCGGCGTGTTGGGTCCGCGACCGGTTCGTCGGCGCGTTGCCCTTCAGGCAGTGGAGGACGGCGATGGAGCCGGTGTCGAGCATCTGGGACTTGAGTTCGTTGAGGAAGTCGATGTACGCGCCGGTGTCGGACCGCTCGAGGACGTCCATCGTGTCGACGATGAGGTTCGCGCCGTCGGGGAGGGCCCCGATCAGGCGGGTCGCCTCCTCGAGGGGGTCGTCGCCGGTGACCTGGCGGACGGTCGGGCTACCGACCTCCGAGGGGGAGGATTCGATCGCGTGACGGACGGCGTCGTCCGAGCGCTCGGTCGTCAGATACAGGGTGCCGCGAGCGGCCGTCAGCTCGTAGAGCAGGAGCTCCGACTGGCTGGCTGCTTCGGCTGTGTACGCGACGATACAGCCCGGTGGAAGCCCGCCGTCGAGTTTGCGATCGAGAACGTCGATCCCGGTATCCAACCGACCGACCATACAATTGAGACCAATTACCGAAGCGCCCGCATAACTCTTTGGCTTCGACTCAGTCGCGCAGATATGACTATACTTTCCACTGATCAAAACGCCATCGCCGGGCCATCACCGCGCCATCAGCGGATCCAGTCAACCGGATACCGGCCCTCGAGGACGATCGGTGCCGTCGGCGGTCTGTGGAACCGGCGTCGACCGGCCGGCCGACGACGCCGAATGGAGAGATTCAAGAGGGCGCCAAGAGCTAACACGAACGAATGCGCCACGATCACCTCATCACGAGCAAACAGCTCTCGCGGGAGGACATCGAGACCGTCCTCGACCGGGCGGCCGAGATCGACGCCGACCCGTCGGCCGTCGCCGACCGCCACGCGAACACGTTGCTCGGACTGCTCTTCTTCGAGCCGAGTACGCGGACGAAGATGAGCTTCGAGACCGCGATGAAACGCCTCGGGGGCGACGTCGTCGACATGGGTTCGGTCGAGTCCTCGAGCGTGAAGAAAGGGGAGACGCTCGCCGACACCGTCCGCGTCATCGAGGGGTACGCCGACGCGCTCGTCCTGCGCCATCCCAAGCAGGGGGCGGCGACGATGGCCAGCGAGTACGTCGACGTGCCGCTGTTGAACGCGGGCGACGGAGCGGGCCACCACCCCACGCAGACGCTGCTGGATCTCTACACGATCCGGGAGAACGCCGGGCTGGACGACCTCACCGTCGGAATCATGGGCGATCTGAAGTACGGCCGGACCGTCCACTCGCTGGCCCACGCGCTGACGAACTTCGACGTCCGCCAGCACTTCGTCAGCCCGGAGAGCCTGCAGCTGCCCCGCGAGGTCGTCTACGACCTCCATCAGGCCGACGACGGCGCCGGAATCCGCGAACACGACTCGCTCGAGGAAGTCCTGCCGTCGCTGGACGTCCTCTACGTGACCCGGATCCAGCGCGAGCGGTTCCCCGACGAGCAGGAGTACCAGAAGGTCGCCGGCGAGTACCAGATCGGCCCCGAGGACCTCGAGGCGGCGAGCGACGACCTGACGATCATGCACCCGCTCCCGCGAGTCGACGAGATCGCGCCGGCGATCGACGAGACCGATCACGCGGCCTACTTCGATCAGGCCCACAACGGCGTCCCGGTTCGGATGGCGCTGCTCGATCTGTTTTTGAGCGACGACGGGGCCGGCGGCGCGCTCGGAGGTGATGGTGATGAGTGACGATCACGAGCACCACGACGGGAACGACGATCACGAACTCCGGGTCAGCAAGATCCGCGACGGGACCGTGATCGACCACGTCCGCGGCGGGCAGGCGCTGAACGTGCTGGCGATTCTCGGCATCGACGGTAGCGAGGGCGAGGAGCTCTCGGTCGGGATGAACGTCCCCTCCGATCGACTCGGGCGCAAGGACATCGTGAAGGTCGAGGGGCGGGAACTCAGCCAGGACGAGGTCGACGTGCTCTCGTTGATCGCGCCGGACGCGACGATCAACATCGTCCGCGACTACGAGGTGATCGAGAAACACCGCGTCGAACCCCC
It encodes the following:
- a CDS encoding RAD55 family ATPase gives rise to the protein MVGRLDTGIDVLDRKLDGGLPPGCIVAYTAEAASQSELLLYELTAARGTLYLTTERSDDAVRHAIESSPSEVGSPTVRQVTGDDPLEEATRLIGALPDGANLIVDTMDVLERSDTGAYIDFLNELKSQMLDTGSIAVLHCLKGNAPTNRSRTQHAADAVFDLRTEIAGTELENHLTIPKFRGGAQPTDAIKLELTEEVAIDTSRDIA
- the pyrB gene encoding aspartate carbamoyltransferase, which gives rise to MRHDHLITSKQLSREDIETVLDRAAEIDADPSAVADRHANTLLGLLFFEPSTRTKMSFETAMKRLGGDVVDMGSVESSSVKKGETLADTVRVIEGYADALVLRHPKQGAATMASEYVDVPLLNAGDGAGHHPTQTLLDLYTIRENAGLDDLTVGIMGDLKYGRTVHSLAHALTNFDVRQHFVSPESLQLPREVVYDLHQADDGAGIREHDSLEEVLPSLDVLYVTRIQRERFPDEQEYQKVAGEYQIGPEDLEAASDDLTIMHPLPRVDEIAPAIDETDHAAYFDQAHNGVPVRMALLDLFLSDDGAGGALGGDGDE
- a CDS encoding PLP-dependent cysteine synthase family protein, which encodes MKGSILDTIGSPLVQVDSPEGVTVAAKIESFNPGGSAKDRPAREMIRAAERDGLIEPGDRLVEPTSGNTGIGLALVAAARDYDLTIVMPADKSEERRRIMAAYGAELELVEGDMEDARARADELEAEGAILLGQFENPANPEAHYETTGEEIVEQVGDREIDAFVAGVGTGGTISGTGRRLREEFPEMDVVAVEPARNAVLSTGESGSDDFQGMGPGFVSDNLDLDLLDRVETVKLEDAEDECRRLAREEGILVGQSSGATSLVSQRIAREIAEPDLDCPTVSGAFDDSAATPEPDGGRQADDCPLVVTVFWDSGERYLSTGLFD
- a CDS encoding tRNA sulfurtransferase is translated as MHPPGADTVLVRHGDLNTKSDTVKRYMVGILAENVEALLADRSIPGEVERRWNRPLVHTTEDAVADATDAVTDAFGVVSASPALTVGTEKATIVDALAEIARERYDGGTFAVDARRANKQVPYDSEELAREGGTAIWEAVEDEFEPEVDLDDPDVTFGVEVRDESAFVYLEKAPGPGGLPLGAQEPVVALVSGGIDSPVAAYEMMKRGSPIVPAYVDLGDYGGVDHVARAMDTVRTLSEYAPNFDMQVYEIPGGEAVDLLVAEMEQGRMLSLRRFFYRAAETLAERVDAHGIVTGESVGQKSSQTVQNLGVTSRVTDLPIHRPLLTSDKQDIVAQAREIGTYTQSTINAGCNRVTPDRVETNARLEPLLEHEPDDLLERAEEAARNAELVEP
- the cyaB gene encoding class IV adenylate cyclase — its product is MYEVEVKVPADLTAVRDRLEALESDDAEPTSLGTVVQADTYYDAPHRSFPETDEALRLRAETWTAGGSEAVEETRITYKGPLLDDESKSREEHETGVENGETMDAVLTNLGFEAAATVRKERERFSLEGYTVTLDAVDDVGEYVEVEREVEDEADLESAREGAYEVLERLGLDSDDQIRTSYLGLLLDS
- a CDS encoding DUF5804 family protein — translated: MTRVCLIGKDDCNLQYELLSRETSREALATYDLTRPFENSLALRTVSVGAAVSLLNDLNWYLIRFVDEALVLEPSVSEEEWLSRPLAKALRNGEIEPAGTAEFCKIYGLERVGPEPVADTDADGAATADSSDSRNGSGGTDSNDSADSSVDTTADDDATADDDTTADDDTTADDDATADDATPTHDTTWRLVEPLYVRRTGGELPEYDLRDVEDTLVVRVTEAEHSP
- the pyrI gene encoding aspartate carbamoyltransferase regulatory subunit; translated protein: MSDDHEHHDGNDDHELRVSKIRDGTVIDHVRGGQALNVLAILGIDGSEGEELSVGMNVPSDRLGRKDIVKVEGRELSQDEVDVLSLIAPDATINIVRDYEVIEKHRVEPPEIVEGVLSCPNTGCITTGDEPVTSRFEVLEDGVRCSYCGTIAREELASLIET
- a CDS encoding methionine adenosyltransferase; its protein translation is MSERNIRVESIDRQAVEDQQVEIVERKGIGHPDSICDGIAEAVAGALAREYLDRVGEVLHFNTDETQLVAGEAAPAFGGGEVVDPIYLLIVGRATKRYEGQMIPAETIALRAAREYLESEIPQLTVGEEIVVDVKLGEGSGDLQEVFGEDEVSVPMANDTSFGVGHAPLTETEQIVLEAERRLNGEFAEENPYLGPDVKLMGKREGDKIDVTVAAAMVDEHIADMDAYVDAVESVREFVSSVANEHTDRAVDIHVNTADDYDEGSIYLTVTGTSAEQGDDGSVGRGNRANGLITPNRSMSMEATSGKNPVNHIGKIYNLLSTEIAESVVDDVDGIRDLRVRLLSQIGRPIDQPHVADVEVVTDEGVALGDVEGEVETIVDRELADVTGVTRRVIEGELSTF
- a CDS encoding FKBP-type peptidyl-prolyl cis-trans isomerase is translated as MTEEQEAELEEQADDVEDEVAEDEDESETEAEGLQEGDFVELDYTAYTADDDQLVDTTDPEVAEEEGVDDQGQEFKPRTIVLGEGHIFEGVEDAVVGSEPGDTGTVTVPAEEAFGEYDPDDVQTVSAEKIDEDDRYPGANVQIDGQQGYISTIIGGRARVDFNHPLAGEDVEYEYEVLEEVDDREQQAAGLFEMYLGMEPELWIETDEVEEEVPVEPDEDDDEDAEPEFETETVEKETLYLEATPQMTMNQQWMMGKQQIGQDVIEKVGVDRVIVQEVIDGMGGMGMGGMMGGMGGMGGGDIEEALEDADVDADEIVEELEGAEE
- a CDS encoding MFS transporter encodes the protein MKRPASGSNRVVLAVVASTFFVGFGGGVIFPILPNLGEVLGISAFMVGLILSANRFTRLVANAPAGVLVDRIGTRTPFIAGLAIEGVATFMYVVAILSSFPEFWFMVARILWGIGSALVFATAYTITADVSEAESRGTSMGIVRAGITFGFPAGLVLGGVVSDLWGNVEAFVLAASFAGLASVIAYVIVPETHVEGEQRAIKPWDVERSVPALTIGLVNFGLYFAYIGVLFSTLVLLLDARAVSIFGLDAQGSSGMLMAVTVLAGSVFTLGGGALSDAVGARVPVMLAFLVTSCVGFAVLAFGSRFEVLVLACLLIGAGQGGVGGPLTALLADLTPEERVGRAMGTNNVFGDVGGGLGPMVSLPLVDTLGFEFIYAASAVVPMLAGVVLVIGIYVHTGSVSPTVGESVG
- a CDS encoding ester cyclase, with protein sequence MAATAIERENVRIVRDYVTEIWQDHRFDRVPEFVADSVIYDDPTLSTPVRGPRELYAHLRRTKSSFSDFHVAIDALVAEGDVVASEWTLTAIHDGPMGVIPPTGRRLQVRGMSIHRLEDDKLVADRAYWDVAEVRTQLGLDVPAILGQLPKLAWRKLTGPR